From Amycolatopsis sp. cg9, one genomic window encodes:
- a CDS encoding hemolysin III family protein, which translates to MDLRPRLRGHIHFWTFFGALAAAAALISLAASTVSPVAALATSVYGLTVLGLFGVSALYHRRLWSPRAYKWMKRADHSMIFLFIAGTYTPFTLLAMSKPTGYVILSIVWGGAIAGVALKMLWPHAPRWLGVPIYIALGWVAVFVFPELLSHAGVAALVLLCVGGLFYTLGAAFYGFKWPNHWPETFGYHEYFHACTVLAAVSHYIAIWLAMYA; encoded by the coding sequence GTGGACCTCCGCCCCCGCCTGCGCGGGCACATCCACTTCTGGACCTTCTTCGGCGCCCTCGCCGCGGCGGCGGCCCTGATCAGCCTGGCGGCGTCCACAGTGTCCCCGGTGGCGGCCCTGGCGACGTCGGTCTACGGCCTGACGGTGCTCGGCCTGTTCGGCGTGAGCGCGCTGTACCACCGCCGGTTGTGGAGCCCCCGCGCGTACAAGTGGATGAAGCGCGCGGACCACTCGATGATCTTCCTGTTCATCGCGGGCACGTACACCCCGTTCACACTGCTGGCGATGTCCAAGCCGACGGGCTACGTGATCCTGTCGATCGTCTGGGGCGGCGCGATCGCCGGCGTGGCGTTGAAGATGTTGTGGCCGCACGCACCGCGGTGGCTCGGGGTGCCGATCTACATCGCGCTGGGCTGGGTCGCGGTGTTCGTCTTCCCGGAGCTGTTGTCGCACGCGGGAGTCGCGGCTTTGGTCCTGCTTTGCGTGGGCGGGTTGTTCTACACGCTGGGCGCGGCGTTCTACGGGTTCAAGTGGCCGAACCACTGGCCGGAGACGTTCGGGTACCACGAGTACTTCCACGCGTGCACGGTGCTGGCGGCGGTTTCGCACTACATCGCGATCTGGCTGGCCATGTACGCGTAG
- a CDS encoding ParA family protein, with protein sequence MTSYAFWNNKGGVGKSYLCFIASSEYAHRNDDVDVYVIDLCPQANVSEILLGGYRTSPTAMHELISRPERATVAGYIEARLSSPFRQIENVEPYVSHPVTVNKNIPENLYLVCGDNLLEILAEAIRQTSQLAIPVDSWKKVTEWIKDLTVALAARSGDRPAVFMFDCNPSFAIYTQLGLAATRNIVIPFTADDSSRRAIENVVALVYGVGDSKVSAYSRISFSRRAREEGVDLPLLHTFVSNRVTKYEGKPSKAFQAVANTIEDTVSKIYRHNRSIFANPRSKPESAFITVPDYHGACIVSAMLGIPLHKMTAGPKQVAGERVQVNPDPLRSYLEALEDFVDAL encoded by the coding sequence GTGACGTCTTACGCGTTCTGGAACAACAAAGGTGGCGTAGGCAAGAGCTACCTCTGCTTTATTGCGTCATCCGAATATGCCCACCGAAACGACGACGTCGACGTCTACGTTATCGATCTGTGTCCGCAGGCGAACGTGAGTGAGATTCTTCTGGGCGGCTATCGGACAAGTCCGACTGCGATGCATGAGCTGATCTCCAGGCCGGAACGCGCGACAGTTGCAGGGTACATCGAAGCTCGCCTCAGTTCGCCGTTTCGACAGATTGAGAACGTAGAACCTTACGTTAGTCATCCAGTGACTGTTAACAAAAACATCCCGGAAAATCTGTATTTGGTATGCGGCGACAATCTACTTGAAATCTTGGCTGAGGCAATACGTCAGACGTCTCAACTGGCAATCCCTGTAGATTCATGGAAGAAAGTCACGGAATGGATTAAAGATCTCACGGTCGCATTGGCGGCGAGGAGTGGTGATCGTCCGGCTGTCTTTATGTTTGACTGCAACCCAAGCTTTGCTATTTACACGCAGTTGGGTCTTGCTGCAACTAGGAACATCGTTATTCCGTTTACTGCGGATGACAGTTCTCGTCGTGCGATTGAGAACGTGGTGGCGCTGGTCTACGGAGTCGGCGACAGCAAGGTGTCTGCTTACTCGCGGATCAGCTTCTCGCGTAGGGCGCGAGAGGAAGGGGTCGACCTTCCCCTCTTGCACACGTTTGTTAGCAACCGTGTGACAAAATATGAAGGAAAGCCAAGTAAGGCATTTCAGGCGGTCGCAAATACCATTGAAGATACAGTAAGTAAGATCTATCGGCACAATCGATCAATCTTCGCGAATCCTAGAAGCAAGCCGGAGAGCGCATTTATCACCGTTCCCGATTATCATGGTGCATGTATTGTGTCAGCAATGCTGGGTATTCCTCTCCATAAAATGACTGCGGGTCCAAAGCAGGTGGCTGGTGAGCGGGTTCAGGTAAACCCTGATCCTTTGCGCAGTTACCTCGAAGCGCTCGAAGACTTCGTTGATGCGTTGTGA
- a CDS encoding FtsK/SpoIIIE domain-containing protein: MSPGFAVVALAGLGLGVWVLHKIGRALASILEALAAAAVVFVALWWLCKAVVWMLAQVVTRWRTSLAVVAVYAWCALVGWLSLAIILGSLAVVFTAWWAIDSVSFDQWYGRFLRSWWARWAVYGRKLPEWLHACGLSVRDEALPVVVNVNLVGRRRALSRSTSPRSGTRLPKVLGVRSGASWDEVRVELVAGQKPEDFDDAARALAVARKVARCQVRELAPNVVSIDFQRRDLLSGGVAGPQVPDGVDSTGVDLRNVWAGRTEYGRDWRVPLLGSGAHCLTAGASGAGKNSVMWCPLVAAAPAIRAGVVRMSGIDPKGMELAYGRGIFSRYAVGGKDAVELLDGLVGEMESRKRAFAGRLRTIPVSREYPLELLEFDEIGALTKYTDRKTREAIVERVALLTTQGRALGISVRGYVQEPTKDTVPVRELFTRRVCLRVTSKTHVGMVLGDGAYERGAWANRIGDSEAGVGYVWGEGIREPLRIRAGWVSDATVKALEAYVTNGGVADLRHGGEGVAA; the protein is encoded by the coding sequence ATGTCTCCCGGCTTCGCGGTGGTGGCTCTGGCTGGGCTGGGGCTCGGTGTGTGGGTGCTACACAAGATCGGCCGCGCCCTGGCGTCGATTCTGGAAGCTCTGGCTGCGGCGGCCGTGGTGTTCGTCGCGCTGTGGTGGCTGTGCAAGGCCGTGGTGTGGATGCTCGCGCAGGTCGTGACGCGGTGGCGGACCAGCCTCGCCGTCGTCGCGGTCTACGCTTGGTGCGCGCTGGTCGGCTGGCTCTCCCTTGCGATCATCCTCGGCAGTCTCGCGGTCGTCTTCACGGCGTGGTGGGCGATTGACTCGGTCTCGTTCGACCAGTGGTACGGGCGGTTCCTGCGCTCCTGGTGGGCCCGATGGGCGGTCTACGGCCGGAAGCTGCCGGAGTGGCTGCACGCCTGCGGCCTGTCGGTACGAGACGAGGCGCTGCCGGTAGTGGTGAACGTTAACCTCGTCGGCCGCCGACGCGCGCTCTCCCGCTCGACCTCTCCTCGTTCTGGCACCCGATTGCCCAAGGTGCTTGGCGTCCGCTCTGGTGCCTCCTGGGACGAGGTGCGGGTGGAACTGGTGGCCGGGCAGAAGCCGGAGGACTTCGACGACGCCGCTCGTGCCTTGGCTGTCGCGCGGAAGGTCGCTCGCTGTCAGGTTCGCGAGCTGGCCCCCAACGTCGTCTCGATCGACTTCCAACGCCGTGACCTGCTCAGCGGCGGGGTGGCCGGCCCCCAGGTTCCGGACGGCGTCGACTCGACCGGTGTGGATCTGCGGAATGTCTGGGCCGGGCGGACCGAGTACGGGCGTGACTGGCGGGTGCCGCTGCTGGGCTCCGGCGCGCACTGCCTGACCGCCGGTGCCTCCGGGGCGGGCAAGAACAGCGTCATGTGGTGCCCGCTGGTCGCTGCTGCTCCAGCGATCCGCGCGGGAGTGGTGCGCATGTCCGGGATCGACCCCAAGGGCATGGAGCTGGCCTACGGGCGCGGGATCTTCTCCCGGTACGCGGTCGGTGGCAAGGACGCGGTAGAGCTGCTTGACGGCCTGGTGGGGGAGATGGAATCGCGCAAGCGCGCGTTCGCTGGTCGGCTTCGGACGATTCCGGTGTCGAGGGAGTATCCGTTGGAACTGTTGGAGTTCGACGAGATCGGCGCGCTGACCAAGTACACCGACCGCAAGACCCGTGAGGCCATTGTGGAACGTGTCGCGCTGCTGACCACCCAAGGGCGGGCATTGGGGATCTCGGTCCGTGGCTACGTCCAGGAGCCCACCAAGGACACCGTCCCGGTCCGGGAGCTGTTCACCCGGCGGGTGTGCCTGCGGGTCACGTCCAAGACGCACGTGGGCATGGTGCTGGGTGATGGCGCGTACGAGCGCGGTGCCTGGGCGAACCGGATCGGCGACTCGGAGGCCGGTGTCGGTTACGTCTGGGGTGAAGGCATCCGTGAGCCGCTGCGCATCCGTGCTGGGTGGGTCTCCGACGCCACGGTGAAGGCGCTGGAGGCGTATGTGACCAATGGGGGTGTCGCGGATCTGCGGCACGGCGGTGAGGGGGTGGCCGCGTGA
- a CDS encoding DUF5919 domain-containing protein — translation MPNERLRDALLRNGLTLEQVAKAVGVDQKTVERWITKNRTPYPKHRHKIAAMARESETYLWPDSVAPERKAETAAAELVQVFPHRNAVPVELWDRLIKEASETVEILVHAALFLVERPRFIKDLTAKAEAGAKIRLVFGDPDGDSVALRGEEEQLGDGTLAARIRNALAFYRPLIGVDGVEMRFHNTTLYNSIFRFDDEMIINTHVYGFQGAHAPSLHLRRLSAGDLFETYSESFESVWNLAKPATF, via the coding sequence ATGCCGAACGAACGCCTGCGTGACGCACTGCTGCGCAACGGCCTGACGCTGGAGCAGGTCGCCAAGGCTGTCGGGGTCGATCAGAAGACCGTCGAGCGCTGGATCACCAAGAACCGGACGCCCTACCCCAAGCACCGGCACAAGATCGCCGCCATGGCACGCGAGTCGGAAACCTACCTGTGGCCGGACTCGGTCGCCCCGGAGCGCAAGGCCGAGACGGCCGCCGCCGAGCTGGTGCAGGTCTTCCCGCACCGCAACGCCGTCCCCGTCGAGCTGTGGGACCGGCTGATCAAGGAAGCATCGGAGACCGTCGAGATTCTGGTACACGCGGCGTTGTTCCTGGTCGAACGCCCGCGGTTCATCAAGGACCTGACGGCCAAGGCCGAGGCCGGCGCGAAGATCCGGCTCGTATTCGGAGATCCCGACGGCGACAGCGTCGCGCTGCGCGGCGAGGAAGAGCAATTGGGCGACGGGACGCTTGCGGCGCGCATCCGCAACGCCCTGGCGTTCTACCGGCCGCTGATCGGCGTCGACGGCGTGGAGATGCGGTTCCACAACACGACGCTCTACAACTCAATCTTCCGGTTCGACGACGAGATGATCATCAACACGCATGTATACGGGTTCCAGGGAGCCCACGCGCCATCCCTCCACCTGCGCAGACTCTCCGCCGGGGACCTCTTCGAGACCTACTCGGAGAGCTTCGAGTCAGTCTGGAACCTCGCCAAGCCGGCCACCTTCTAG
- a CDS encoding tyrosine-type recombinase/integrase, which translates to MGHIQDRWYRQARNPETGRLLFNEKGKPVMERSELYGVGLRYKVRYLDPDNNERSKSFADKQKKRAEDFLIEVESDKREGKYVDPQAGRVLFPVVADRWVAAQTFDHTTRERVISRLANHLKPFFKAKTIGAVKPSDVQAWLRWLQDRGVSERSRVLYFTHLVSVLSFAKEDKLIVSNPAQASSVTRPRVNQRQVQPWRPERAQAVLNALPVRFKPVVRIPAGIGLRQGEVFGFSLDDVDRERNIAQIERQVRIVDNVLCFAPPKRGKTREVPIGGELLSALDDYAEQFPATEITLPWVHPQGKPVTVKLLMVDYDGLPFRRGGFRLSVWLPALKKAGIEKPTRADGMHALRHLYASVLLDAGESIKALSSYLGHSDPGFTLRVYTHLLPTSHERTRKAVDALFRDGLAAA; encoded by the coding sequence GTGGGACACATTCAGGACCGGTGGTACCGCCAAGCGCGGAACCCGGAAACCGGACGGCTGCTCTTCAACGAGAAGGGCAAGCCGGTCATGGAGAGGTCCGAGCTGTACGGCGTCGGGCTTCGGTACAAGGTGCGGTATCTCGATCCAGACAACAACGAACGCTCGAAGTCGTTCGCGGACAAGCAGAAGAAGCGCGCCGAAGACTTCCTCATCGAGGTCGAGTCGGACAAGCGGGAGGGCAAGTACGTCGACCCGCAGGCCGGCCGCGTTCTGTTCCCCGTCGTCGCGGATCGGTGGGTCGCCGCCCAGACCTTCGACCACACGACCCGGGAACGCGTGATCAGCCGTCTCGCCAACCACCTCAAGCCATTCTTTAAGGCGAAGACCATCGGCGCGGTCAAGCCCAGCGACGTCCAAGCCTGGCTCCGGTGGCTCCAGGATCGTGGGGTGAGCGAGCGCTCGCGGGTCCTGTACTTCACGCACCTCGTGTCCGTCCTCAGCTTCGCCAAGGAGGACAAGCTCATCGTGAGCAACCCGGCCCAAGCGTCGAGTGTCACTCGGCCCCGGGTGAATCAGCGGCAGGTGCAGCCTTGGCGTCCGGAGCGCGCGCAAGCCGTCCTGAACGCGCTGCCGGTCCGGTTCAAGCCGGTCGTCCGTATCCCGGCCGGGATCGGCCTGCGGCAGGGTGAGGTGTTCGGGTTCTCTCTCGATGACGTCGATCGGGAGCGGAACATTGCCCAGATCGAGCGACAGGTCCGGATCGTCGACAACGTCCTGTGCTTCGCGCCGCCGAAGCGAGGTAAGACGCGTGAGGTGCCGATCGGTGGCGAGCTGCTGTCCGCCTTGGACGACTACGCCGAGCAGTTCCCGGCGACCGAGATCACCCTCCCGTGGGTCCACCCCCAGGGCAAGCCGGTGACGGTGAAATTGCTGATGGTTGACTACGACGGGCTGCCCTTCCGGCGGGGCGGCTTCCGGTTGAGCGTCTGGCTACCCGCGCTCAAGAAGGCCGGCATCGAGAAGCCGACCCGGGCGGACGGGATGCACGCGCTCCGTCACCTCTACGCCTCGGTGCTGCTCGATGCGGGCGAGTCCATCAAGGCGTTGTCCAGCTACCTCGGCCACTCGGACCCGGGCTTCACGCTGCGCGTCTACACGCACCTGCTCCCGACCAGCCACGAGCGAACCCGCAAGGCCGTAGACGCCCTGTTCAGAGACGGCCTAGCGGCGGCCTGA
- a CDS encoding helix-turn-helix domain-containing protein — translation MNNVHSIERLWTVEDVSDYLGVPVKTLYQWKWRGEGPPVKKIGRHLRYNPAAVRAWATEAA, via the coding sequence ATGAACAACGTCCACAGCATCGAACGCCTCTGGACTGTCGAGGACGTCTCCGACTACCTCGGCGTTCCTGTGAAGACGCTCTACCAGTGGAAATGGCGCGGTGAAGGGCCACCGGTGAAGAAGATCGGCCGGCACCTGCGCTACAACCCGGCCGCCGTGCGGGCCTGGGCCACCGAAGCCGCGTAA
- a CDS encoding replication initiator has translation MSETRAERMRTPLAADVIRATAEKHGVCVRPFTMEVGDTATGELRYVPVPCGSTVESVCLPCARKAKALRQAQCREGWHLTKEPVLAAEPPSEDHTELLTYRADLVAAYREVVEHDQAEADELREEVAGVDAELRQLGMRGRLPALDVPAKRPVKRSTKRRQDAPNLPRQKVAKTTVGREYAGKFRPSMFVTLTCDTYGPVRDGAPVDPSRYDYRRAARDAVHFSALVDRWWQNLRRVVGWDAQYFATVEPQKRTAPHLHAAIRGAIPHDVIRQVTEATYHQVWWPNHDQIVYTDRLPVWEPDTRAFLYPDTREPLTSWDDAVDQVEDPAHVVTFGRQVHSKGILGGTEEAGRHIGYLTKYLTKSTGEVVEADTARLRDHHDRLHAELSVTPCSPRCAVWLLYGVQPKGAGSKTTPGHCKGRAHRRTTLGLPGRRVLVSRKWSGKTLDDHKADRKAFVQQALAAIGIEKPQPDPSRLVWRKVEPGDPQVPPRPHLVMRAIAERITWKAEYDRALLAAAGPPGEGPETSATQLAA, from the coding sequence ATGAGCGAGACACGCGCCGAGCGGATGCGGACTCCGCTGGCTGCCGATGTCATCCGGGCGACGGCGGAGAAGCACGGCGTCTGCGTCCGGCCCTTCACGATGGAAGTCGGCGACACCGCCACCGGCGAACTCCGCTATGTCCCGGTCCCGTGCGGGTCCACGGTCGAGTCGGTGTGCCTGCCGTGCGCTCGGAAGGCGAAGGCGCTTCGGCAGGCCCAGTGCCGCGAGGGCTGGCACCTGACCAAAGAACCCGTCCTCGCCGCCGAGCCGCCCTCGGAAGATCACACGGAGCTGCTGACCTACCGCGCCGATCTGGTGGCGGCGTATCGGGAGGTAGTCGAGCACGACCAGGCCGAAGCCGACGAGCTGCGGGAGGAGGTCGCCGGGGTCGACGCGGAACTTCGGCAACTCGGGATGCGCGGCCGGCTGCCCGCCCTCGACGTCCCGGCCAAGCGCCCGGTGAAGCGGTCGACCAAGCGCAGGCAGGACGCCCCGAACCTGCCTCGGCAGAAGGTCGCGAAAACCACGGTCGGACGGGAGTACGCGGGCAAGTTCCGGCCGTCGATGTTCGTCACCCTGACCTGCGACACCTACGGTCCCGTCCGTGACGGGGCACCGGTGGATCCGTCGCGGTACGACTACCGGCGGGCGGCCCGGGACGCTGTGCATTTCTCGGCGCTGGTGGATCGGTGGTGGCAGAACCTGCGCCGGGTCGTCGGCTGGGACGCGCAGTACTTCGCGACCGTGGAGCCGCAGAAGCGGACGGCTCCGCATCTGCACGCGGCGATCCGCGGGGCGATCCCGCACGACGTCATCCGGCAGGTCACCGAAGCGACTTATCACCAGGTCTGGTGGCCCAACCACGACCAGATCGTCTACACGGACCGGCTGCCGGTCTGGGAACCGGACACCCGGGCGTTCCTCTACCCTGACACCCGGGAACCTTTGACCAGCTGGGACGACGCTGTGGACCAGGTGGAGGATCCGGCGCACGTCGTCACGTTCGGGCGGCAGGTGCACTCGAAGGGCATCCTCGGCGGCACCGAAGAGGCCGGCCGCCACATCGGCTACCTGACCAAGTACCTCACCAAGTCCACCGGCGAAGTGGTCGAGGCCGATACCGCGCGGCTGCGGGATCACCACGACCGGCTGCACGCCGAACTGTCGGTGACGCCGTGCTCGCCTCGGTGCGCGGTCTGGCTGCTCTACGGGGTCCAGCCCAAGGGAGCGGGCAGCAAGACCACGCCGGGGCACTGCAAAGGACGGGCGCATCGGCGGACCACGCTCGGACTGCCGGGTCGGCGGGTGCTGGTGTCGCGGAAGTGGTCGGGCAAGACCCTCGACGACCACAAGGCCGACCGGAAGGCGTTCGTACAGCAGGCGCTGGCCGCCATTGGGATCGAGAAGCCGCAACCGGACCCGTCCCGGCTGGTGTGGCGGAAGGTCGAGCCCGGCGACCCGCAGGTCCCGCCCCGGCCGCACCTGGTCATGCGCGCGATCGCGGAACGGATCACGTGGAAGGCCGAGTACGACCGGGCGCTACTCGCGGCCGCCGGACCGCCGGGGGAGGGTCCGGAAACTTCGGCAACTCAGCTCGCAGCGTGA
- a CDS encoding HNH endonuclease, protein MADDRPAIPLALRRQVFIEAGYRCAVPTCRQHPVDIDHIVDWAEVRKHEFDNLIALCPTCHRRKGNKPGQIDRVALRHYKANLSVINNRYGDIEKRLIEAYAERRSNGELLDEDGDPYDYFILGGGSEISVRYLLRDGYLRKVESHAPRVGPMPLVDVYQFTESGREFVDNWAAAQPLVPSMDDE, encoded by the coding sequence ATGGCAGACGACCGTCCGGCGATTCCTCTCGCGCTTCGCAGGCAAGTTTTTATCGAGGCGGGCTATAGGTGTGCGGTACCAACTTGCCGCCAGCATCCAGTCGACATAGATCACATTGTAGATTGGGCTGAAGTACGAAAGCATGAGTTCGATAACTTGATTGCCCTCTGTCCCACGTGTCATCGGCGAAAGGGTAACAAGCCGGGGCAGATTGATCGGGTTGCTTTGCGTCACTACAAAGCAAATTTGTCCGTCATAAATAATCGCTATGGGGACATTGAAAAGCGTCTGATTGAAGCGTATGCGGAACGCCGCTCGAATGGTGAGTTGTTGGACGAAGATGGCGACCCGTATGATTACTTCATCCTCGGCGGCGGCTCCGAGATCTCCGTACGCTACCTCTTGCGAGACGGCTACCTGAGAAAGGTGGAGAGTCATGCTCCGAGGGTGGGTCCAATGCCCTTGGTTGACGTGTATCAGTTTACGGAAAGCGGGAGAGAATTTGTTGACAACTGGGCTGCAGCGCAACCGCTGGTGCCGTCTATGGATGATGAGTAA
- a CDS encoding AMED_5909 family protein encodes MTVRKGEPKTLLDAHEVVMDRRPPNDANPPVWLAFRLGNARLYKAVADVDRGHHHEALYWAGYEERNAGEISAELQAEGTPAD; translated from the coding sequence ATGACCGTGCGCAAGGGTGAGCCGAAGACGCTGCTGGACGCCCACGAGGTCGTGATGGACCGCCGGCCACCGAACGACGCGAACCCGCCGGTGTGGCTGGCGTTCCGTCTCGGCAACGCACGGCTCTACAAGGCTGTCGCGGACGTCGACCGGGGTCATCACCACGAGGCGTTGTACTGGGCAGGATACGAGGAACGGAATGCGGGTGAGATCTCGGCGGAACTTCAGGCGGAAGGAACGCCCGCTGATTAG
- a CDS encoding HEPN domain-containing protein, with product MPSPARVKYRVSVSNAETLRNNVRRTRGKFTTHERKVQYAACLAAHVAAWETYLENLVKDFLAAVADPLDSRYTALADLFIPKVEVELKKFNTPKYDNSRTLIYTSTGYDPINDWNWSQRNMGGPAVKNLVDEIVTVRHHFAHGAPMRAYSWNTGRTGQPRLTDDCLDLVRGLFGHLVRVTDVHVSSHACATYRISKLWY from the coding sequence ATGCCCTCCCCTGCGAGAGTCAAATATCGAGTATCGGTATCTAATGCGGAAACCTTGCGCAATAATGTGCGAAGGACGCGTGGAAAATTTACGACTCATGAGCGCAAAGTTCAATATGCGGCTTGTCTCGCGGCACATGTTGCGGCGTGGGAGACCTATCTCGAAAACCTCGTCAAGGACTTCCTTGCGGCCGTCGCTGATCCTCTTGATAGTCGCTATACGGCCCTTGCGGATCTGTTCATTCCTAAAGTCGAAGTCGAGTTAAAAAAATTCAATACTCCGAAATATGATAACTCGCGAACTCTGATCTATACCTCTACGGGGTACGATCCGATCAATGACTGGAACTGGTCCCAGCGAAACATGGGTGGTCCGGCAGTCAAAAACCTGGTGGACGAGATAGTCACAGTACGTCATCACTTTGCGCACGGGGCACCTATGAGGGCCTATTCGTGGAACACTGGCAGGACTGGTCAACCTCGCCTTACCGATGATTGCCTTGATCTCGTACGAGGTTTGTTTGGTCACTTGGTCAGGGTGACGGATGTGCATGTCAGCTCGCACGCTTGTGCAACCTATAGGATCAGTAAGCTCTGGTACTGA
- a CDS encoding NUDIX hydrolase, protein MTRVDYYNDPNAPKANNIAVAVSAFIQDDEGRILMIRRTDNDLYSIPGGQLELGETLAQAAVREVHEETGIQCKVTEVIGLYSDPKHVIAYDDGEVRQEFSICFRATPAGGNLRTSSESKEVFWISVSELENINIHKSIRLRIEHAIKRKLLPYFT, encoded by the coding sequence ATGACCCGAGTCGACTACTACAACGACCCGAACGCACCCAAGGCCAACAACATCGCAGTAGCGGTGTCAGCGTTCATCCAGGATGACGAAGGCCGGATCCTGATGATCAGGCGCACCGACAACGACCTGTACTCCATCCCCGGCGGCCAGCTCGAACTTGGCGAAACGTTGGCGCAGGCGGCCGTCCGGGAGGTCCACGAGGAGACCGGCATCCAGTGCAAGGTCACTGAGGTGATCGGTCTGTACTCAGACCCTAAGCATGTCATCGCCTACGACGATGGCGAAGTCAGGCAGGAGTTCTCAATCTGCTTCCGTGCCACCCCGGCGGGCGGAAACCTTCGAACCAGCAGCGAAAGCAAAGAAGTCTTTTGGATTAGCGTTTCGGAACTGGAGAATATTAATATTCATAAATCGATTCGACTAAGAATCGAACATGCGATCAAGAGAAAATTATTGCCTTACTTTACCTGA
- a CDS encoding isoprenyl transferase: MSVRSFLSDVVYSAYGRRLIQQAAGRHPRHIAIMLDGNRRWAREAGFTDVADGHRAGAKKIADFLSWCQEADVEVVTMWLLSTDNLNRDPDELTPLLKIITDVTDELAAPGTPWRLRIVGALDLLPSEVAKRLSEAAARTEGRTGVEVNVAVGYGGRQEIADAVRKLLLQHADEGTSIHELAKILDVDHISEHLYTSGQPDPDLIIRTSGEQRLSGFLLWQSAHSEFWFTEAYWPAFRRVDFLRAMRDYAWRHRRFGS; this comes from the coding sequence GTGAGTGTTCGCTCCTTCTTGTCCGACGTCGTGTACAGCGCCTACGGCAGGCGCCTCATCCAGCAGGCCGCCGGCCGGCATCCCCGGCACATCGCCATCATGCTCGACGGCAACCGCCGTTGGGCCCGTGAAGCGGGCTTCACGGACGTCGCGGACGGCCACCGGGCCGGCGCGAAGAAGATCGCGGACTTCCTGAGCTGGTGCCAGGAGGCCGACGTCGAGGTCGTCACGATGTGGCTGCTCTCGACCGACAACCTCAACCGCGATCCGGACGAGCTCACGCCGCTGCTGAAGATCATCACCGACGTCACCGACGAGCTCGCCGCGCCCGGGACGCCGTGGCGGCTGCGGATCGTCGGGGCGCTCGACCTGCTACCCAGCGAAGTCGCCAAGCGACTCAGCGAAGCCGCCGCGCGCACCGAAGGCCGGACCGGGGTCGAGGTCAACGTCGCGGTCGGTTACGGCGGGCGCCAGGAAATCGCGGACGCCGTGCGCAAGCTGCTGCTCCAGCACGCCGACGAAGGCACGTCGATTCACGAGCTGGCGAAAATCCTCGACGTCGACCACATCTCCGAGCACCTCTACACCTCGGGGCAGCCGGATCCGGACCTCATCATCCGCACTTCGGGAGAACAGCGGCTTTCCGGATTCCTGCTCTGGCAATCCGCGCATTCGGAATTCTGGTTCACCGAAGCGTATTGGCCGGCATTTCGCCGCGTCGACTTCTTGCGTGCGATGCGTGACTACGCCTGGCGGCACCGGCGTTTCGGGTCCTGA